ATATGACTACAAATATATATGAAGTTATTTAACTACGCAAGCACAATTTTACATTAAGCATTTTTTGATAATTTTTTTTTAAGAATTGAATGATAAAATAAATAAACGTGTTGTTCTAAAAATTATTTTAAGATATTAATAAATTAAAATTTGTAAATATGTGTATTGATAAGAAATTAATTTTCTTAAAAGTTAGATTAAATATTATCACTAACTTTTTCAATTTGCTTTTCCACATTAAAACCTTTTAAAATCAACCATACCGGGAATAAAAATAATTCCCAAATTCCTCCAATAATATAAAACATACTTCCGCTTCCATTTACAGTATCAATAATTCCCATTAAATCTAAAATTCCGCTTAAGAACAAAAACAAATAACCAATAATTCCCCACACTGATAAAAATCTTGGAATTAATTTTGTTTGGTAAAATAAATAACATAAAAATATGCTTCCCAATCCAAGAATTACCATTGCGATTTGATAAGTTAAATATCTCAATTTTACAAATAGATCAATCAAAATATTTGGATTTACGCTATTGGTGAAAATAACATCTTTACTAAAATTTATAATCAAATAATATATTACTGTTCCGATAAGTAACAGAACACACTCTAATATTCTAAAACTTAAGTAGGTTATAGCAATTACTTCACTGTATTTTTTCAATATTGGAAATAAGAAAATTGCAATGCCAACAATACCTATTGCCATTACTAAAATTAAAAGTGCTCCGAAATGTAAATAATTTTCGTTATCTAAAATATTTTCAAGTGGTGTTTTAAGAAGTGGTGCAACCAAATATGCATCTAACATGCCGGCAATAATTGTGATTATAAATAAAGAGCCAACTATTATTCCAATATTTTTATTTAATATCATAAAATTTCCTAAAATATTATTTAGAAATAAGTAAAAAATTCTATCCTTTCATTAATTATTGTATTTCAAATAAAATTAAATTTATAATTCTATAAAATTTGCATTCAAATAATTTTTTTTTCAAATGTGATAAGTTTTTGTTTTGTACAAATAATAATTAAACATTTCATTTAAATCAAAAATTACATTTTTTAATATTAAGGAATTGTTAATTATATGTTATCCATATGATATATTAACGTATTATTAAGATTAAATTTGTCTAGGAAGGATTTTGGGAAATTCTAATTCTCAATTAAAATTATACGATGATTTTTTTATTACAAATAATATTTTAAAATCTTACTAATTTTTCACTTGTTAAATAACTGTAAAATTTTATTTATTTGAATTTCATTCTTGGGATTAAAAAAATCACTTTTAGCATATTTTAACATACTTATTAATAACTGTTTCGCTTCAATTCTATTTTCCAAATTAGTGAGCAAATCAATGCCGGTAAGAATAATTTTTCCTTTACCAACTTTTGCTTCAACAATAAGTCCCAATGATCTTGCAGTAAACCAATCATCAATAATTCTAACAACGGGTTCAATATTTTTTCCTAGTTCACTTAATAATATTGCATTGGAATTACTCATTGCATCCCACC
The nucleotide sequence above comes from Ignavibacteriota bacterium. Encoded proteins:
- a CDS encoding DUF4386 domain-containing protein: MILNKNIGIIVGSLFIITIIAGMLDAYLVAPLLKTPLENILDNENYLHFGALLILVMAIGIVGIAIFLFPILKKYSEVIAITYLSFRILECVLLLIGTVIYYLIINFSKDVIFTNSVNPNILIDLFVKLRYLTYQIAMVILGLGSIFLCYLFYQTKLIPRFLSVWGIIGYLFLFLSGILDLMGIIDTVNGSGSMFYIIGGIWELFLFPVWLILKGFNVEKQIEKVSDNI